A genomic segment from Luteibacter aegosomatis encodes:
- a CDS encoding M61 family peptidase: MRRSYLAAVAMIVGCGMMDHASADECVRFPDADAARPARASEAGARSYPGHLDLVVDARDTDHALFRISETIPVERPGPMTLLYPEWELSSHSRTVSAANLAGLGIDVDGVPLAWRRDPQDPHAFHLDVPTGARTVHVAFQYLTRLEDGIVSDDRIRVAWQHLVLYPSGWPVRCVPVDATLFWPKGLASATALPLAERTDGRARFGRVALGTLLDTPVMLARHLRTIVLPYGHDGTTVRFDLIAADEAGLAVPDDESSGLRRMLAETYAVFGRAPYRSFDALIALDDDLAPGGLQHVSSTEVNLPAAYFTQPDRQLNNRDLIAHEHVHAWNGRFRVPADADAATPNMPLQNSLLWVYEGQTEFWGRVLAARSGMRTMAQTRDKLAMDAASVQLAVGRRWKDLEDTTNDPLYLSGRALVWPEWQRRKDYYGEGVLLWLTVHARLQDLSHGTTGIDQFARTFFDVASATRTPSPYTFDDLCATLARWGQLDWKVYLEGLLHAKDARVLDGLDRLGWTLAFADRPTDTFAQDEAESGATDLRYSVGLSVDDRGRLRTVVWDGPGFKAGLAPGERVVRVGTSSFSTDALLHAVAASSDTPVALTVERTGKRREVTLDYHGGARYPVLRRIDGRPDRLSTLLAPRSGDRAGSEGAR, translated from the coding sequence ACACCGACCACGCGCTTTTCCGGATCAGCGAAACCATTCCGGTCGAACGCCCTGGCCCGATGACCCTGCTTTACCCGGAATGGGAGTTGTCGAGTCACAGCCGGACGGTGTCGGCGGCTAACCTGGCGGGTCTCGGCATCGACGTGGACGGTGTGCCGTTGGCATGGCGCCGCGATCCCCAGGACCCGCATGCGTTTCACCTCGACGTACCGACCGGCGCGCGAACGGTGCACGTCGCGTTCCAGTACCTGACCCGGCTCGAAGACGGCATCGTTTCCGACGACCGCATTCGCGTGGCGTGGCAGCACCTGGTGCTGTATCCCTCCGGATGGCCCGTACGCTGCGTGCCGGTCGACGCCACGTTGTTCTGGCCGAAGGGCCTGGCCAGCGCGACGGCGCTCCCCCTGGCCGAACGAACCGACGGACGGGCCCGCTTCGGGCGAGTCGCGCTAGGCACACTCCTGGATACGCCGGTCATGCTCGCCAGGCATCTGCGCACCATCGTCCTCCCGTACGGACACGACGGCACCACGGTGCGTTTCGACCTCATCGCTGCCGACGAAGCGGGCCTGGCCGTGCCGGACGACGAGTCGTCCGGTCTCAGGCGCATGCTGGCCGAGACCTATGCGGTGTTCGGGCGCGCACCGTATCGAAGCTTCGATGCCTTGATCGCACTCGACGACGACCTTGCGCCGGGTGGGCTCCAGCACGTGTCTTCCACCGAGGTCAACCTGCCGGCCGCCTATTTCACCCAGCCCGATCGGCAGCTCAACAACAGGGACCTCATCGCGCACGAGCATGTCCATGCATGGAACGGGCGCTTTCGCGTTCCGGCCGATGCGGATGCGGCGACGCCCAACATGCCACTGCAAAACAGCCTGCTATGGGTTTACGAAGGACAGACCGAATTCTGGGGGCGCGTGCTCGCCGCCCGAAGCGGCATGCGCACGATGGCGCAGACCCGGGACAAACTGGCGATGGATGCGGCATCGGTGCAACTGGCGGTCGGTCGTCGATGGAAGGATCTCGAGGACACCACCAACGACCCCCTTTATCTGTCGGGACGCGCGTTGGTCTGGCCGGAATGGCAGCGGCGCAAGGATTACTACGGCGAAGGCGTGCTCCTGTGGCTCACCGTGCATGCCCGCCTGCAAGACCTGAGCCACGGCACGACGGGAATCGACCAGTTCGCACGGACGTTCTTCGACGTGGCCTCGGCGACGCGCACGCCTTCGCCTTACACCTTCGACGACCTATGCGCCACGCTGGCGCGATGGGGCCAACTCGACTGGAAGGTTTACCTCGAAGGACTATTGCACGCGAAGGACGCACGCGTCCTGGACGGACTCGACCGTCTCGGTTGGACACTGGCTTTCGCGGACCGCCCGACGGACACCTTCGCGCAGGACGAAGCCGAATCGGGGGCCACGGATCTCAGGTACTCCGTCGGCCTGTCGGTCGACGACAGAGGGCGGCTGCGCACCGTCGTCTGGGACGGACCCGGCTTCAAGGCGGGCCTGGCTCCGGGAGAACGCGTCGTACGCGTGGGCACGTCGTCCTTCTCGACCGACGCGCTGCTCCACGCGGTCGCGGCATCCTCCGACACGCCCGTCGCGCTGACCGTCGAGCGAACCGGAAAACGACGGGAGGTGACGCTCGATTACCATGGCGGCGCGAGGTATCCCGTGCTTCGTCGAATAGACGGCCGACCGGACCGCCTCTCGACGCTGTTGGCACCGCGTAGCGGAGACCGGGCCGGTTCGGAGGGCGCACGGTAG
- a CDS encoding glycosyltransferase has protein sequence MKPSGTLALLIPCLNEERALGSLLTELKSLRLPIIVVDDGSTDGTLDVALAHDVRVVRHDTCQGKGNALRSGWTHARDWGYTGVIRSTATASIGPTMWQPCLMPPGRPHSRWSSGPVSRGGMHSRLGADEPMWLPTGRYPKRPGRSSPTRRAASGITPPACWI, from the coding sequence ATGAAGCCTTCCGGTACGCTTGCCTTGCTCATCCCGTGCCTCAACGAGGAGCGCGCGCTCGGCTCCCTGTTGACCGAGTTGAAATCGTTGAGGCTGCCGATCATCGTGGTCGACGACGGCTCCACCGATGGGACCTTGGACGTGGCGCTGGCGCATGACGTGCGCGTGGTGCGGCACGACACATGCCAGGGCAAAGGAAACGCCCTGCGCAGCGGTTGGACTCATGCGCGAGATTGGGGCTACACCGGCGTGATTCGCTCGACGGCGACGGCCAGCATCGGGCCGACGATGTGGCAGCCGTGCTTGATGCCGCCCGGCAGGCCCCACAGTCGTTGGTCATCGGGGCCCGTCTCAAGGGGCGGGATGCACAGCCGGCTCGGCGCCGACGAGCCAATGTGGTTGCCGACTGGGCGGTATCCAAAGCGGCCGGGCAGGTCATCACCGACTCGCAGAGCGGCCTCCGGTATTACCCCGCCAGCGTGCTGGATCTGA
- a CDS encoding DUF2000 family protein gives MTAFDTRVAILIRNDLLTWQKLNVAAFLATGIAGASPEAMGTDVYRDAAGREYARLLAQPMLIFSADAAQLDHAHRVAMERDMTRAVYVEAMFETLDDDANRAVFLAEDANAPRWVGIGLRGSRKAIEKATKGLRLHE, from the coding sequence ATGACGGCGTTCGATACGAGGGTGGCCATCCTGATCCGGAACGACCTGTTGACGTGGCAAAAGCTCAACGTGGCGGCCTTCCTTGCCACCGGCATCGCCGGCGCGTCGCCTGAAGCGATGGGCACCGACGTCTACCGCGACGCGGCCGGTCGCGAATACGCCCGTCTTCTCGCGCAGCCGATGCTGATTTTCTCCGCCGATGCCGCGCAGCTCGACCACGCCCACCGGGTGGCCATGGAACGCGACATGACGCGCGCCGTGTATGTCGAAGCCATGTTCGAAACGCTGGACGACGACGCCAACCGTGCCGTGTTCCTGGCCGAGGACGCCAATGCGCCGCGATGGGTCGGCATCGGTCTGCGCGGGTCGCGCAAGGCCATCGAGAAGGCCACCAAGGGGCTGCGTCTGCACGAGTGA
- a CDS encoding DUF6766 family protein, protein MQPGFFRRNGLSIVVLLMMLVAWSAQCVTGYAAHNEELVEHGHASLRFGAYLVSGDFWSATLENWESEFLQMGVYVLLTVWLRQKGSAESRPMEDGEEAPSKVPAHLQPKAWRKGGFTRWLYANSLSLAFLTLFLLCFCGHLLGSWRKSIEVARLHHQPVESLVQYAGDPSFWFESFQNWQSEFLAVFSLIVLSIFLRQKDSPQSKKVDEPNSKTGT, encoded by the coding sequence ATGCAGCCGGGCTTTTTCCGCCGTAATGGCCTCAGCATCGTCGTACTTCTCATGATGCTCGTCGCCTGGTCCGCCCAATGTGTCACCGGCTATGCCGCACATAACGAGGAACTCGTCGAACACGGTCATGCATCCCTCCGGTTCGGCGCCTACCTGGTCAGTGGCGACTTCTGGTCGGCCACGCTTGAGAACTGGGAGTCGGAATTTCTGCAGATGGGCGTGTATGTCCTGCTCACCGTGTGGCTTCGGCAGAAGGGCTCGGCTGAATCACGACCCATGGAGGACGGCGAGGAAGCCCCGTCGAAGGTGCCGGCTCACTTGCAACCGAAAGCCTGGCGCAAGGGCGGTTTCACGCGGTGGCTTTATGCCAACTCGCTGTCGCTGGCCTTCCTCACCCTTTTTCTTCTTTGCTTCTGCGGCCACCTGCTGGGTAGTTGGAGGAAGTCGATCGAGGTTGCCCGGTTGCATCACCAGCCCGTCGAGAGCCTGGTCCAGTACGCGGGCGATCCATCGTTCTGGTTCGAATCCTTTCAAAACTGGCAAAGCGAATTCCTGGCCGTCTTTTCCCTCATCGTCCTGTCGATTTTCCTACGGCAAAAGGATTCGCCGCAGTCGAAAAAGGTCGACGAGCCCAACAGCAAGACAGGAACCTGA
- a CDS encoding zinc ribbon domain-containing protein YjdM, translating into MENTYPDGDMYICADCAHEWPQQQADIEEHVAVARDVHGNLLNNGDTVVVIKDLKVKGSSIPLKQGTVIRNIRLVDGGADHIEGNSDKIKGLVLKVCFLKKA; encoded by the coding sequence ATGGAGAACACCTATCCTGATGGGGACATGTACATCTGCGCCGATTGCGCGCACGAGTGGCCGCAGCAGCAGGCGGATATCGAGGAACACGTCGCCGTGGCGCGGGACGTTCACGGGAACCTGCTCAATAACGGCGACACGGTCGTGGTGATCAAGGATCTGAAGGTCAAGGGTTCGTCCATTCCCCTCAAGCAAGGGACCGTCATCCGCAACATCCGCCTGGTCGACGGGGGCGCGGATCACATCGAAGGAAACTCGGACAAGATCAAGGGCCTGGTGCTCAAGGTCTGCTTTCTGAAGAAGGCCTAG
- a CDS encoding GNAT family N-acetyltransferase, protein MSRTQPLATSANMRPTPRSWISRRFRDGNLPEAPWRCRTCDDRAMMTTCRIRDATPNDLPALRDLFLSARLQAFSWLPPGLFHLDDFDLQTEGERVLVAESADRIAGFVSVWEPDHFIHHLFVDVDHLRQGIGRALLHALPEWPARHYRLKCLDRNQTALAFYRSQGFVEIGRGVGGEGDYVVLSLAPRAT, encoded by the coding sequence ATGTCACGCACGCAACCTCTCGCGACCTCGGCGAATATGAGGCCAACGCCGCGTTCGTGGATATCGCGGCGATTCCGTGATGGCAACCTGCCGGAAGCGCCGTGGAGATGTCGAACATGCGATGATCGCGCCATGATGACGACCTGCCGTATCCGCGACGCCACACCGAACGACCTGCCCGCGCTTCGCGACCTCTTTCTTTCGGCCCGTCTGCAGGCGTTTTCCTGGCTGCCGCCCGGCCTGTTTCATCTCGACGACTTCGACCTCCAGACCGAAGGCGAACGCGTCCTCGTGGCGGAATCGGCGGACCGCATCGCGGGATTCGTTTCGGTATGGGAACCGGATCACTTCATCCATCATCTGTTCGTCGACGTCGATCACCTTCGCCAAGGTATCGGGCGTGCCCTGCTGCACGCCCTGCCCGAATGGCCCGCCCGGCACTACAGGCTGAAATGCCTGGATCGAAATCAGACCGCGCTCGCGTTCTACCGATCGCAAGGCTTCGTCGAGATAGGACGGGGTGTGGGCGGCGAAGGGGACTACGTCGTATTGTCCCTCGCTCCCCGCGCGACTTGA
- a CDS encoding histidine phosphatase family protein gives MISRAGTRSGRTRPMRRCHGFVGARRVMPDADFTPRSRSSAERWPPGGESWCDVILRLRSVVDGIRLTKPDCRVLVVGHQVIVNCFRYLLEHMREDEILAVDAQGDFPNCGYAEYDIERGPPVAFTLRHGRFLPPTLDTVDVTTESDVPGGPR, from the coding sequence GTGATCAGCCGTGCCGGAACGCGATCGGGGCGGACGCGCCCGATGCGCCGATGTCATGGCTTCGTCGGCGCGCGGCGCGTGATGCCGGACGCGGACTTCACGCCGCGCTCGCGATCCTCCGCGGAAAGGTGGCCGCCCGGCGGGGAGAGTTGGTGCGACGTCATCCTCCGCCTTCGCAGCGTCGTCGACGGCATCCGGCTGACGAAGCCGGATTGCCGCGTATTGGTCGTCGGCCATCAGGTCATCGTCAATTGCTTCCGCTACCTTCTCGAGCACATGCGCGAGGACGAGATTCTTGCCGTAGACGCCCAAGGCGACTTTCCCAACTGCGGATACGCCGAGTACGACATCGAGAGGGGACCTCCTGTCGCGTTCACCCTTCGGCACGGCCGGTTCCTGCCACCCACCCTCGATACGGTGGACGTGACCACCGAAAGTGACGTGCCGGGAGGGCCGCGCTGA
- a CDS encoding DUF3606 domain-containing protein: MSDDTNHRGPADAQRINLNERYEVRYWTSAPGVSEERLREVVGQVGVMVKDVRRDLGQA, encoded by the coding sequence ATGAGCGACGACACGAACCACCGCGGCCCCGCCGATGCTCAACGGATCAACCTCAACGAACGCTATGAAGTGCGCTACTGGACGAGCGCGCCGGGTGTGTCGGAAGAACGATTGCGTGAGGTCGTCGGGCAGGTTGGCGTGATGGTGAAGGACGTGCGCAGGGATCTCGGTCAGGCATGA
- a CDS encoding LysR family transcriptional regulator, translating into MSSDLFPAIAAFACVARHASFTRAAAELGVSTSALSQTVRTLESRLGVRLLDRSTRRVGLTEIGQRFLDDALPALSGLGAAMAAVTETRDAPAGLLRINLPRAVADILVMPHLTAFQARYPDVVVELHCDNRFVDLVAAGFDAGFRMGESLGKDVVAHPIGGPQRIATFVSPAYARAHGTPTTPGDLLHHRCVGVRLDHDRSPMRWDYVQEGRLMEVDTRHGMISNDDSLLLAAALAGSGVGCHFESMVSQHLASGALLPVLQDYWPTFSPFHVYYPSRMHMPRKLRVFVDFLRERHAPNGD; encoded by the coding sequence ATGTCGTCCGACCTGTTCCCTGCCATCGCCGCCTTCGCATGCGTCGCCCGTCATGCCAGCTTCACCCGGGCGGCCGCCGAGCTCGGCGTCTCCACGTCGGCGCTGTCGCAGACCGTACGGACCCTGGAATCGCGCCTGGGTGTCCGCCTGCTCGATCGTTCCACGCGACGCGTGGGCCTGACGGAAATCGGCCAGCGCTTCCTGGACGACGCGCTGCCGGCCCTGAGCGGCCTGGGGGCCGCCATGGCCGCGGTCACGGAGACGCGCGATGCCCCGGCGGGGCTCTTGCGGATCAACCTGCCACGCGCCGTGGCCGACATCCTGGTGATGCCTCACCTGACCGCGTTCCAGGCGCGATATCCCGACGTCGTGGTCGAACTGCACTGCGACAACCGTTTCGTGGATCTGGTGGCGGCGGGTTTCGACGCCGGCTTCCGCATGGGCGAATCGCTGGGCAAGGACGTGGTGGCGCATCCCATCGGCGGGCCGCAGCGTATCGCTACATTCGTCTCACCCGCGTACGCGCGAGCCCACGGTACACCCACCACGCCTGGGGACCTGCTGCACCATCGCTGCGTGGGCGTACGCCTGGACCATGACCGCAGCCCGATGCGATGGGACTACGTGCAGGAGGGTCGGCTCATGGAAGTGGATACCCGCCATGGCATGATCAGCAACGACGACAGCCTGCTGCTGGCGGCGGCGCTCGCGGGCAGCGGCGTCGGCTGCCACTTCGAAAGCATGGTCTCGCAGCACCTGGCGTCCGGAGCGCTCCTCCCCGTGCTACAGGACTACTGGCCAACCTTCAGCCCGTTCCACGTGTATTACCCCAGTCGCATGCACATGCCGCGCAAGCTGCGGGTGTTCGTCGACTTCCTGCGTGAGCGGCATGCGCCGAACGGCGATTAG
- a CDS encoding NAD(P)H-hydrate dehydratase: protein MKGVRVTRSLLRGWPLPGPGASKEDRGRVVVVGGSRQVPGAPLLSGEGALRAGAGKLMLMTGAPWACQTGLAMPEAGIAGVELGDDGELGTLDAGMVELVRQAGAVLVGPGMATGGSPAPEQVSRSARLVVADAGSLHADVLRHAAGRLVITPHVPEMADLMGMRPDEVGRHPAEVAADAAVRFDAVVVLKGPTTWIAAPDGRSWVHAVDAPGLGTSGSGDVLAGILVGLLARGSSLEQAAVWAVAVHGRAGKMAARRVGRLGFLAHETLPYVPSILDGLS from the coding sequence ATGAAGGGCGTGCGCGTCACCCGCTCGCTGCTCCGTGGATGGCCACTGCCTGGGCCGGGGGCGAGCAAGGAGGACCGAGGCCGGGTAGTCGTCGTAGGCGGATCGCGACAGGTTCCGGGCGCGCCCTTGCTATCGGGAGAGGGTGCCCTGCGAGCCGGTGCCGGAAAACTCATGCTCATGACCGGTGCCCCATGGGCATGCCAGACCGGCCTGGCGATGCCCGAGGCGGGTATTGCCGGGGTGGAGCTCGGCGACGACGGAGAACTCGGCACGCTCGATGCGGGCATGGTCGAACTCGTACGGCAGGCTGGAGCGGTGCTCGTCGGACCGGGCATGGCGACCGGCGGATCGCCCGCACCTGAACAGGTAAGCCGCTCGGCCCGGCTCGTGGTCGCGGACGCCGGAAGCCTGCACGCCGACGTACTGCGTCACGCGGCAGGAAGACTGGTCATCACTCCGCATGTCCCGGAAATGGCCGACCTCATGGGTATGCGCCCCGACGAGGTCGGACGGCATCCGGCCGAGGTGGCCGCCGACGCTGCGGTCCGTTTCGATGCGGTCGTGGTGCTGAAGGGGCCAACGACGTGGATCGCCGCACCCGATGGGCGTTCGTGGGTCCATGCGGTCGATGCGCCTGGGCTTGGCACGTCGGGGTCTGGCGATGTGCTCGCCGGAATCCTCGTTGGCCTGCTCGCCCGGGGCAGCTCTTTAGAGCAGGCGGCTGTGTGGGCGGTCGCCGTCCATGGCCGTGCCGGCAAAATGGCGGCACGGAGAGTAGGGCGATTGGGTTTCCTGGCGCACGAAACGCTTCCGTATGTTCCGTCCATCCTGGATGGTCTCTCATGA
- a CDS encoding YetF domain-containing protein, translating into MLALAGGALRTAIIGDDKGMLGPFIGVASILATDKLLAWICARFPRMNRLVEGFPAILVKSGIRDASMLRRHNVPDAALDRALHAAGLEDEANVRIARLEPNGKITLVREKP; encoded by the coding sequence GTGCTCGCACTGGCTGGCGGCGCGTTACGTACCGCGATCATCGGCGATGACAAGGGAATGCTCGGGCCGTTCATCGGCGTGGCGAGCATCCTCGCCACGGACAAACTCCTTGCGTGGATCTGCGCCCGCTTTCCGCGGATGAACCGCTTGGTCGAGGGCTTTCCGGCCATCCTTGTGAAGAGCGGCATCCGGGACGCTTCCATGCTTCGCCGGCATAACGTGCCCGACGCCGCGCTCGACCGCGCCCTCCATGCCGCGGGCCTGGAGGATGAGGCCAACGTCCGGATCGCCCGGCTGGAGCCCAATGGCAAGATCACCCTGGTGCGTGAGAAGCCTTGA
- a CDS encoding aldo/keto reductase, giving the protein MNKQLNDYVTLGRSGLRVSPVSIGTMTFGKDWGWGATEADARRMLDLYMERGGNFIDTANFYTGGTSERLLGEFLRGRRDKAVVATKYSLNVDPSNINAGGNHRRNMMRAVEESLKRLGTDYIDLYYLHVWDGTTPVEEIMRAFDDLVRAGKIVYAGISDTPAWQVARMQTLADLRGWAPLVALQIEHSLVERTVEHDLIPMAHELGLGVVAWSPLANGVLSGKYTRADIETHKGADMFSGGRAAVAAGVGSLSERNLDIAEVVKAVALDVGRSPAQVSLAWLLAKSAPAVIPILGARTAAQFEENLDALSVSLSTEQLARLDEASDIATPFPHRFLPLVQAQVLGQGRLSVMH; this is encoded by the coding sequence ATGAACAAGCAACTCAATGATTACGTCACGCTGGGCCGGTCCGGCCTGCGCGTCAGCCCCGTATCGATCGGCACCATGACCTTCGGCAAGGACTGGGGCTGGGGTGCCACCGAAGCGGATGCCCGGCGCATGCTGGACCTCTACATGGAGCGGGGTGGCAACTTCATCGATACCGCCAACTTCTACACGGGCGGCACGTCGGAGCGCCTGCTGGGCGAGTTCCTCCGTGGGCGTCGCGACAAGGCCGTGGTAGCCACCAAGTATTCGCTCAACGTCGATCCGTCCAACATCAACGCGGGCGGCAACCACCGGCGCAACATGATGCGTGCCGTGGAAGAGAGCCTGAAGCGACTGGGCACCGACTACATCGATCTCTACTACCTGCACGTGTGGGACGGAACCACTCCGGTGGAAGAAATCATGCGCGCGTTCGACGACCTGGTGCGCGCGGGCAAGATCGTCTATGCAGGCATCTCCGATACGCCCGCGTGGCAGGTGGCGCGCATGCAGACGCTGGCCGACCTTCGCGGCTGGGCGCCGCTGGTGGCGTTGCAGATCGAACACAGCCTGGTGGAGCGCACGGTGGAACACGACCTGATTCCCATGGCCCACGAGTTGGGCCTCGGCGTCGTCGCGTGGTCGCCTTTGGCGAATGGCGTGCTGTCCGGCAAGTACACGCGTGCCGACATCGAGACGCATAAGGGGGCGGACATGTTCAGCGGCGGCCGCGCGGCCGTGGCCGCGGGTGTCGGCTCGTTGAGCGAGCGGAACCTCGATATCGCCGAGGTGGTAAAGGCCGTCGCGCTCGACGTGGGACGCAGCCCGGCGCAGGTCTCCTTGGCGTGGTTGCTTGCAAAGAGCGCCCCCGCCGTCATCCCGATCCTGGGGGCACGCACGGCGGCCCAGTTCGAGGAAAACCTGGATGCCCTGTCGGTATCGCTGTCGACCGAGCAGTTGGCCCGCCTCGATGAGGCCAGCGACATCGCGACGCCGTTTCCGCACCGATTCCTTCCGCTTGTGCAGGCCCAGGTGTTGGGGCAGGGGAGACTCAGCGTCATGCATTAA
- a CDS encoding Lrp/AsnC family transcriptional regulator, whose product MSKMPRDSKDILPKGSPAARLDAIDRKLLGALAEDASLSYAALAERLHLSAPALHERVKRLRRDGVIKGTVAVLDGPSIGRPLLAFVHVDTTSWAVTRQLLALKAFPEVEEIHTVTGESAMLLKVRTADTRGLEHLLERIHAMEGFKGTRSYIALSTYLERGPGAEDPLATGGTDP is encoded by the coding sequence ATGAGCAAAATGCCAAGGGATTCGAAAGATATTTTGCCGAAGGGCAGCCCGGCGGCACGACTCGATGCCATCGACCGAAAATTATTAGGCGCGCTGGCCGAAGACGCGTCGCTCAGCTATGCCGCACTCGCCGAGCGCTTGCACTTGTCCGCCCCTGCCCTGCACGAACGGGTGAAGCGCCTGCGGCGCGACGGGGTGATCAAGGGAACGGTGGCCGTACTCGATGGACCCAGCATCGGCAGGCCGCTGCTGGCGTTCGTCCATGTCGATACCACCAGCTGGGCCGTCACCCGTCAGCTGCTGGCCCTCAAGGCATTCCCCGAAGTCGAAGAGATCCATACGGTCACGGGCGAAAGCGCCATGCTGCTGAAGGTGCGCACGGCCGACACGCGCGGCCTGGAGCACCTGCTCGAACGTATCCACGCCATGGAAGGATTCAAGGGCACGCGCAGCTACATCGCGCTGTCCACCTACCTCGAACGAGGGCCGGGCGCGGAAGATCCGTTGGCGACGGGAGGTACCGATCCGTAA
- a CDS encoding PAS domain-containing sensor histidine kinase, with protein MSETQFRILVQGVADYAVYMLDPEGHVATWNSGAERIKGYLPDEIIGSHFSAFYTEEDRLAGIPHRNLSIAAEIGRAEDEGWRLRKDGSRFWAHVVIDRILDDDGALLGFAKVTRDVTEKRAAEQQLEEAREALFQAQKMEAIGQLTGGMAHDFNNLLMAVQGTLELLRDRLPEDSRTQSIFQTAMAGIERGASLTQRMLAFARRQELKPTAVDLPALIHGMREMTRTTLGSRVEVTTRFPLSLGRALVDPHQLELALLNLLVNARDAMPNGGHIEISAQSQILDGKHASGLAPGRYIRLSVADDGEGMSSETLARATDPFFTTKGVGKGTGLGLSMVHGLAEQSNGRLMVESTLGQGTVVSLLLPAAGDAYDTETARPSGAAADLRPPEYGRSLKILAVDDDALVRDTLCAMLEDMGHVVVAAESGSHALVAFEAPGKFDLLLTDFSMPGMTGAELAEALRRLQPTLPIVVASGYAEALSSPESAGITRLAKPFNRSMLASAIEAAGSWLADHARVPSSAAPSPI; from the coding sequence ATGAGCGAAACCCAGTTTCGGATTCTGGTTCAGGGCGTTGCGGATTACGCGGTCTACATGCTGGACCCCGAGGGGCACGTGGCCACTTGGAATTCGGGCGCGGAACGCATCAAGGGCTACCTGCCTGACGAAATCATTGGTAGCCATTTCTCGGCCTTCTACACCGAGGAAGACCGGCTCGCGGGCATCCCGCATCGCAACTTGAGCATCGCTGCCGAGATCGGCCGAGCGGAAGACGAAGGCTGGCGCTTGCGCAAGGACGGCAGCCGGTTCTGGGCGCACGTTGTCATCGATCGCATCCTCGACGACGACGGAGCCCTCCTGGGGTTTGCCAAGGTGACCCGCGATGTCACCGAAAAGCGCGCTGCCGAACAGCAGTTGGAGGAGGCGCGCGAGGCCTTGTTTCAAGCGCAGAAAATGGAAGCCATCGGTCAGTTGACCGGCGGGATGGCGCATGACTTCAACAACCTGCTGATGGCCGTCCAGGGCACCTTGGAATTGCTGCGCGATCGTTTGCCCGAGGATTCGCGCACCCAGTCCATTTTTCAGACGGCGATGGCGGGGATCGAACGGGGGGCGTCGCTCACGCAGCGCATGCTCGCGTTTGCCCGCCGCCAGGAACTCAAGCCCACGGCGGTGGACTTGCCCGCCTTGATCCACGGCATGCGCGAGATGACCCGGACCACGCTCGGTTCCCGGGTGGAGGTCACCACCCGGTTCCCGTTGTCGTTGGGCCGCGCGCTGGTCGATCCCCACCAGCTCGAGCTGGCGTTACTGAATCTGCTGGTCAACGCTCGCGACGCGATGCCCAACGGCGGCCACATCGAAATCTCGGCCCAGTCGCAAATCCTGGATGGCAAGCACGCGTCCGGGCTCGCCCCGGGCCGGTATATCCGACTGTCTGTGGCCGATGACGGGGAAGGCATGTCGTCGGAAACGCTCGCCCGCGCCACCGACCCGTTCTTCACCACCAAAGGGGTGGGGAAGGGCACTGGACTTGGGTTGTCGATGGTTCACGGGTTGGCCGAGCAGTCCAACGGACGCCTCATGGTCGAAAGCACCCTCGGCCAAGGCACCGTGGTGTCCTTGCTTCTGCCGGCGGCGGGGGATGCTTACGACACGGAGACTGCCCGACCTTCCGGCGCGGCGGCGGACCTTCGCCCTCCAGAGTACGGGCGATCCCTGAAAATCCTGGCTGTCGACGACGATGCGCTGGTGCGGGATACCTTGTGCGCGATGCTCGAAGACATGGGCCATGTGGTGGTGGCGGCCGAGTCCGGCAGCCATGCGCTAGTGGCCTTCGAAGCGCCCGGTAAATTTGACCTGTTGCTCACCGATTTCTCGATGCCGGGAATGACCGGTGCCGAGTTGGCGGAGGCCTTGCGTCGGCTCCAACCGACGTTGCCGATCGTGGTTGCCTCCGGCTATGCCGAGGCACTTTCGTCTCCGGAAAGCGCAGGCATCACGCGGCTGGCCAAACCATTCAACCGCTCCATGCTGGCCTCGGCCATCGAAGCAGCGGGATCGTGGCTTGCCGATCACGCGAGGGTTCCCTCGTCGGCGGCGCCCTCGCCCATCTGA